The Leishmania panamensis strain MHOM/PA/94/PSC-1 chromosome 19 sequence genome contains the following window.
GAGCCGGCGAGGAGCCGCACTAGCACTGTTGTGCTGCCTCGCGCTCCGGCCCTAGGTGGGTCGATGGGTGCTGCATTGCTGCCGGGGCAGCAGGGCCGCCAgctcgcctctgcctcccccgTCAACGACCCAGTGGCGGCCTCGCAGGACTGGGGGTCGTGCAGGCGAGCCCCTACATCGCCTCCTCGGCTGTCGCACATGGACGTTGTGTTCCTCCTCGAGTGCCAACGGTTTATTGTGTATCCGCTCAGCCTGCCCAGCACCGACAACGCCGTGGGCATCCTCCACAACGacaacggcggcgatgacacCCACGACGAGAACAGCAagccgcgcagcagtgcgaggGGCAATGGTGAACGTAGTGCCAGCATTGGCAACACCGGCTGCAGCCCCAGCAATGATGGAAGAAGTGTCACGTCCCCTCGCATGTCTCTTGGAAAGGGCTCTGACGCTGTCGGCGAGTTGCCTGCCATCATTAAGCGCTGCACCGGCGGTGATGTTGGCATTAACGAGCAACGCACGAAAGCAATGAGCAGCGACGCGCCGCATCAGCGCGCGTCTCCTGCGTCGACAGTCCGTGACACTACTGGCCGTtgtcctgctcctccacaTCGGTCATCCGCGCGACGCGAGCGTGGGGGCAGCGCGCGTGGTGCGCCACCGAGCGACTTGCCGCTACTACGCTCTCTTCTAGCGCGCAAGGCCTCGGATGATCTGTCGTGGGCACTGGTCGATACCTCAGACCATCGCtgcgacgcggcgctgctggtgtcccTCACTCCAATGATACTCTccggcatcggcagcggcggcgcgggtGGGACTCCCGTGTCGGCGGCCGCGACAATGAGGGGcttggcggtgcagctcatGGACACACGCTGGAAGCAGTTTGGCAGCAGGCCCGTCCTCTCAGATGCCAACACGGACGCCGCGTTGACTGCGACAGATGTGGTGGCGCTTCTGAACGTGCCTCCGTTCATCCCTGTGGACTCTCCTGTGCTGCAGTCGTGCCAAGCATCGCTTCcaaccgccgcagcgccagaaAGGGGTGGACTGGGGACATCGATGGCAGCACTGGGCTCTGACACAGCGCGCACGCCAACTGTCATGGCGGCGCGACTAGAAGAGTGGGTAGCGCGTCGCTGGCCGCTACCAGAACGAGCACCGCGCTCCTCGAAGCTGCACGGTGCTGGCAGTCGAGCAGACAAGAAATATTGGGGGCTACCTCTCACGAACGCGGTGACCGCCCACAAGCAGGAggacgaaaaggagaggatTCAGAACACGAAAGACACTGATGACGATGGCTATGATGACGACGAGGCAGCGAAACCTTCGGTGCTCGACCAGATAAAGCCAGTTGGCGGAGTGGCCACAACGGCCCAACAATTCCTCATGCGTGCCCTGCTGAAGCGCTTTACTGCGGCAACGGGCGCGCAGCTCTCTGAGCAGATGGGGTTCCTCATCACCCCCAACTACGATGTTGTGGAGGTCGGcgacacggcggcggcactgcgcgGCACTGAAGCAGAGGCCACTGCACCGCAAGCGGTCCAAACGAACCGTCGATGGGAAACTATACGAAAAAGATaagcaagaagaagcgcgtgTACCCTGTGCGGACGGGGTGAGAGGGAGTATTCGCTCCTTTCTGCcatcgctttttttttctcttctcctccctccccactcacGTGCCACGTGGTTGGTGGGTGACGCGTCGATTGCCATCAGAAGTTGTCGTTGCGCTCTCCACGGGGgcgggaggagagggagagaggtacCCTTGCCTGtcctttctcctccaccaaACCCCttacaccaccaccaccgccgccacgaccacGACCACGACAGTGGATAAAGTGTGCCTCTCGATGTACATGGGTTTCGTCTTTTCTGTAGTGTATGCATAGGGGAAAAGTGAAGGGTGGAGggagctctctctctctctctggacTTAGTGTCACGGTATTTTCCACGTAGCGTGATGTCTCTTGCTGAGGTATACACAAAGCGATTTCACGGCACAGGGTCAAATGCGAGTCTGCACCAATGCGGAAAGGTTTACACGGGTGCTCGCCATCCCgacctctctcgccttctttgcctctctccttcccaccCTGCACGACTTTACGTCTTTGCTCGACTGCTTGCTGcggtgacacacacacgcacatccctGTCCACACGAAATAATTCACACCCTGGACTGCATACCCCCCCCGAGGTGTGTGTACCTCTTCGTGGGCTGattctcttcttcctgctccgccacccctgtgtcttctccttctctctctcttgtctctcGCCTAGATTGGCCATTACAGTGGcgctcccttccctctttgtCTGCTTTTCCCGCCGCACTTGGGCGCAGGTGGGCACGTGTGTCTGTACGACGACGTCCTCATCACACCTccacacccaccaccacacaaaGATAAGGGCCGGTCAACGAACGCGTCATtgacgccccccccccggcacacaccccaccaccagctTGGTTTTTCTCTCACCCTTTTCGTTCACCCTTCTCCATCTTCCTGCTGTACTGCGCGTTACACGTACATCGTGTCACGCTCCGCACGCCTTCTTGTTTGCGGCTCACTCGTGGTGTCGGTGCTCAACTCGTTTTGGCGGCCCACTGGCACAGTCTTTGTGCCCCTACGTGCTGGCGCCTGCGTGGTGTCCTGGGCGCACATTGCAAACAccaccgcaccacctctTGCAGGAGCTCCTTTACTgactctcttttcgctcctcttttcgtccctcgctcgctcatGAGTGGGGTGAACGTGTTTTGCCGAAGTCGCGCTTTCCATTCGGACCTCCACCTCACCTGCACTGCAGAGTTGTTTCCTGTATGCTTGGGTTCGTGTTGTGGCGCTGCGTGTAAGGCCACTGTGTATCGCTGGGCAagcgcttctccctctgcacctctcccACGACTCTAACGTGGCTCGACTCTGCCGCCGAGTTTTCGCTTTTTGGCGGGTTGGGGCGGAGCGCAGACGGAAAACAGAGCGCCACAATAGTGCTGTGGCATCGCCCTCTTTACCCATCCGCCCCGCGCCGccccgtccccccctcctacgcacacacacacacacacacacaaccctCGAGTCGACAGGATGGAGCTtcagacgcagcagcacttttGCCTGCCGTGCCCGCGCCCCTACACCACCTCTTTGGTGTGGATGTGCCTGGCATGCGGTGAGCTTGCCCCGTACGAAGGAGCCTCTTATTACTCGACGAACAACGACCATGCCATGTCAGGTGGATTTGACCTCACCACTGCGCTTGGCGAccgcgaagcagccgccTACGCTTATTCGAGCTCCCCTCCGGAGTCGACGCCTCAGCGTTACAGTCATCTACCATGCGGCCGTGCAGAGTCCAGTTACCGTGCCTCGCACTacacctcttcctcgtccagtagcagcggcgttgctgcgcctgctACAGCCACGACAACTATATTGGCGTCCTCGCTGCCAACATTaacaccgctgcggcaggcgcagcaACACTCCTGCGTGAACGACGCATCGGACTCGTACTTGTCACAGGCTGCCTCGTCCAATAACAGGCAGcagcatgagcagcagcttccGTTGAGCGTGATGCGCCGTATCACGAGTGCTACCGTTGAGGATGTGATCCACCGCAATAGTGTCGGTAGCGTCGGCGAAAGGCGAAAGCGGTGCGAAGGCGCGCTATTCTCCGCTGAGGTGTTCGACCTTCGCGCAGGTGAAGAAGCCTTCGGCAACGACGAGGTCTCGGCAGGTGGCAGCAACTTGTCAAGCCGCTGTCAACGCGCACCCACAGATGTCACCGCACCCGACACGCCGCAGCTCGCCACGCCCCTGGGAAACATCAGAGATGACGGCAACGTTCCCGCAGCGACTCCGCGTGCACCggctgccgtctctctccctcagcccTCGGCCGCCTGCCCGGCCCCCTGGAGAGACGCGGACTTCAATGACGCACAAAGCCTGTCGAGCGCCGGGGCACGCTCTGGGCAGCAGGAAGAGGATGTGACATGCTCCCTAACAGCGCTGCTCGCGGAGGAGTATCTGATAGGCAGTCGCGAAatgcgcttctgctgctgctgtggcgaggTCCGGTGCGCCGAGATACGAAAggtgacggagctgctgccagcAAGGGCGACGGTTAGCGCCTCGTACGGGGACGCGGAGAGTGACGAGCCCCTGGACTTTTCAGTTCCCGCTGCCGAAAGTGTCTTTCAGCCATCCGAAGCAGCACAGTggcgctcgccgccgccccagACATCTCCAGCTGACCGCCAACAACAAACACAACCACGGCAATCAGCGGAGTCGAATTCTCGCAAGGAGATCTCCTCTGTCCACctcgtcgccctctccctcgcgcgACTCCTGTTAAAGGTGAAAGCCatagcggtggcggccgttTACAACCTCCATCCACtgtcgccagcgctgcccaaGGCGTACTTCAGGCGTCATGGCAATGGCGACAATGGTGAGACGGCAGTGGGCGATGACGAAAAGAGCGTCTCCACCAGTGactcggcgccgctgtcggtaAACTCAATCTCGCGACCCCCACCGCTGGCTCCGGAAGGACGTCGTCTGAGATACCCTCTGCAGGGCCCCAGAGAAATGGATACAAACAGGGCGACGCCATTGGCGTACGTCCCGGCAGAGATGCACCCGCTCCCATGCTTGGCATCGGTGTTCAGCGTCACCGGCGGCGGTACAGTGGAGGATTTGAACAGTGTCTCGCTCGACTCTAGTGAACTACCGAGTTGGGCCTTCACAGCACCGGACGAGGAAGACACGTACAGAGCTGAAGAGGCCGACGAGAGCCTCGTCATCCAGAATCTGCGCGGAGGCGTGCAGAGCGACGAGGATGTCGGCACAAGGAGTGCCGAAGacgcgcatgcgtgtgtacgAAGGCTTCACGatggctctctctccctgtcagCCATCGCGggcaccaccgcggcgacAAGAGTGGCACGCgaacaaaaagagaagtggaACTCAATCAGCGTCTCAGAAGCCCTGTGGCGCCTGGTGCTGCCATCCCTCAGCGCCCCTTTTCTGCCAACGACGTCAAAGCCGTCgacagccgctgccgatCGCGCATTTTCGCTCGATGGCCGGAAACCACTTGAGCGTCTAATGGACTGGATCGTGTTCCCGCCGCGTCGCGGGGCTGTGGAGTCGACGGCAAGCAGCGCTGTGGTCACCAGCGCGCGTCCCTACCGCGGCTTTCGCGGAGATGTCGAGGAGGCCATTAGT
Protein-coding sequences here:
- a CDS encoding hypothetical protein (TriTrypDB/GeneDB-style sysID: LpmP.19.1000), whose protein sequence is MELQTQQHFCLPCPRPYTTSLVWMCLACGELAPYEGASYYSTNNDHAMSGGFDLTTALGDREAAAYAYSSSPPESTPQRYSHLPCGRAESSYRASHYTSSSSSSSGVAAPATATTTILASSLPTLTPLRQAQQHSCVNDASDSYLSQAASSNNRQQHEQQLPLSVMRRITSATVEDVIHRNSVGSVGERRKRCEGALFSAEVFDLRAGEEAFGNDEVSAGGSNLSSRCQRAPTDVTAPDTPQLATPLGNIRDDGNVPAATPRAPAAVSLPQPSAACPAPWRDADFNDAQSLSSAGARSGQQEEDVTCSLTALLAEEYLIGSREMRFCCCCGEVRCAEIRKVTELLPARATVSASYGDAESDEPLDFSVPAAESVFQPSEAAQWRSPPPQTSPADRQQQTQPRQSAESNSRKEISSVHLVALSLARLLLKVKAIAVAAVYNLHPLSPALPKAYFRRHGNGDNGETAVGDDEKSVSTSDSAPLSVNSISRPPPLAPEGRRLRYPLQGPREMDTNRATPLAYVPAEMHPLPCLASVFSVTGGGTVEDLNSVSLDSSELPSWAFTAPDEEDTYRAEEADESLVIQNLRGGVQSDEDVGTRSAEDAHACVRRLHDGSLSLSAIAGTTAATRVAREQKEKWNSISVSEALWRLVLPSLSAPFLPTTSKPSTAAADRAFSLDGRKPLERLMDWIVFPPRRGAVESTASSAVVTSARPYRGFRGDVEEAISQLNAVQLEVAKLRLQQVLAAVNAEQMRRAD